Proteins encoded by one window of Ursus arctos isolate Adak ecotype North America unplaced genomic scaffold, UrsArc2.0 scaffold_22, whole genome shotgun sequence:
- the LOC113248285 gene encoding olfactory receptor 52H1-like, with product MATFNLSSFKPGPLILLGIPGLEEFHVWIGILFFIIYLVALAGNGVLLYLISVERSLHEPMFFFLSMLAATDIILSNTCVPKALSIFWLGPQEITFPACLTQMFFLHYSFAMDSAILLAMVFDRYVAICFPLRYTTILTRQIITKIVMATVSRSFCIIFPCVFLLKRLPFCRTLIIPHTYCEHIGVAQLACADISINIWYGFAVPVMTVTSDLILIGISYTLILRAIFNLPSRDARQKALNTCGSHVCVILIFYTPALFSVLTHRFGHNIPRSFHILAANLYVAIPPALNPIVYGVKTKQIRQKIILSFFPKGSQ from the coding sequence ATGGCCACATTCAACTTGAGCAGCTTCAAGCCGGGCCCACTCATCCTACTGGGAATCCCGGGGCTGGAGGAATTCCATGTCTGGATAGGGATCCTCTTCTTTATTATCTACCTTGTGGCCCTTGCAGGCAACGGCGTCCTTCTCTACCTTATTTCCGTGGAGCGCAGCCTTCATGAGCCcatgttctttttcctctccatGCTGGCTGCTACAGATATCATCCTGTCTAATACGTGTGTACCCAAAGCACTCAGCATCTTCTGGCTAGGTCCTCAGGAAATCACCTTTCCTGCGTGCCTTACTCAGATGTTCTTTCTCCACTACAGCTTTGCTATGGATTCTGCCATTCTGCTGGCTATGGTATTTGATCGCTATGTTGCTATTTGCTTCCCCCTAAGATATACCACTATTCTCACCCGCCAGATTATCACTAAGATTGTAATGGCTACTGTCAGCAGGAGCTTTTGTATCATCTTCCCATGTGTGTTCCTATTAAAGCGACTGCCTTTTTGCCGAACACTCATCATCCCGCACACATACTGTGAGCACATAGGTGTTGCCCAACTCGCCTGTGCGGACATCTCCATCAACATCTGGTATGGCTTTGCTGTACCTGTAATGACTGTAACATCAGACCTGATCCTTATTGGCATCTCCTACACTCTCATCCTTCGTGCTATCTTTAACCTTCCATCCCGAGATGCCCGCCAGAAAGCCCTCAACACGTGTGGGTCCCATGTTTGTGTGATTCTTATATTCTATACACCAGCCCTGTTCTCTGTCCTCACCCACCGTTTTGGTCACAATATTCCTCGCTCCTTCCACATACTGGCTGCCAACCTCTATGTAGCCATCCCTCCTGCACTCAACCCAATCGTCTATGGGGTGAAGACAAAGCAGATCCGGCAAAAAATCATCTTATCCTTCTTCCCTAAAGGGAGCCAGTGA